The following is a genomic window from Rhodomicrobium lacus.
GAAACTACGACAAGCGCCGCACGTCGCTGATGGTTAACCGTCCCATTATCGACAACGAACTCGCCGCGCGCTTTACTCTCGATTACTGGAGTCGTTCGACTTTCATCGACTATACCAATCCGACTTTTGCAACGGGTGACAACGGCGTCAATTTCAAAACCTTGAACGGTCGCGCCAAACTCCTCTGGACACCGACGGACATCCCAAGCCTGACGGCTAAGCTGACATATGCACACACCTATAACAGCCGTCCAACCTACGAAGCCGCCTCGGTTCCGTATGAAGACCTCAAGAACCGGACAGGATCAATGCCGGCCTACGAGCAGGATACCGACAGCGGCGTCCTCGACCTGTCTTACGATCTTGGCGGAGGGATCAAGCTTTTCAATCAGTCGCAGATTTCGAGTTCGCATATCGCACGCACGATCATACCGGAAACTCTCGGCGCAGCGACCATCGATCAGGAAAACATCACGAACGAAGCGCGAGTGACTTACGGCGACGTCGGCTCGCGGCTCAGCGGCGTCACAGGTGTCTTTATCGCCCACACCACGTCGGAAGACTGGCTCAACAACCGGGGCATATCCAGCTTCGACGACGAGAAGCTGAATGTCGGTATCTACACCGAGTCGACCTACAAGCTTACGGATCGCTGGACGCTAACCGGCGGTCTGCGCTACCAGCGCGACAATACCCAACGTTGGGGCAGTTCGGCAGGATTCGCGCCTGGTGTGTATCTCAACTTCGATGAAACTTACGACGCATGGTTACCGAAAGTGTCGCTCGCTTATGAGGTTATCCAGGACGTGACGGTCGGCGTCCTGTTCAACAAGGGCTATACCCCCGGTGGCGTAAATCTGAGTTTTGCGAACAGTAAGTATCTTACGTTCGATCCGGAGACGGTTAACAATTACGAACTTTTCACTCGCGCCAAGCTGTTTGACAACAAGCTTACGTTGACCGGCAACATTTTCTACGCGGACTATTCCAACGCCCAAAGACTTCAAGACGATTACCTTGGAAGCATTTTGTATGGTGCCATAGTCGTTAACGCCGATAGCGCCGAGGCGTACGGCCTTGAAGTCTCTGGAACCTATCAACTTCGAGACGACTTCCGTATTCGCGCGGGCGCTGGCCTGCTTCACACCCGGATCAGCGAATATACCGACGCGGCCGGAGACGCGGTCAACGAAGGCAACAAATTCGGAAACGCTCCCGGCTACACGCTGAGCGCGGGCATCGATTGGGATATCATCGAGAAGGTCAAGTGGAGCATCGATGTGCGCCATACGGATGGTTACTATTCCGCCGACGACAATAACCCACTCTACCACGTCGATAATTTTACCGTCGCCAACAGTCGGATTTCCTACGACTGGACCGATAACACCCAACTCTACGCCTATGTGAACAACATCTTCGACGAGCGCACCCCGCTTTGGAAGTATCAGGATCGGTCGATCGGCGGCGTAGCGGCAAACATGCTGGAACCGCGCATGATCGGCGTCGGTATCAAGGGCACGTTCTGACGCCGCAGTAAGGTTTTCCGCCGGTTCAGGTGATGCGTGCGGCGGGACTTTTCAGGGGAGGATCCGGAGTGCTTCAGAGCGCTCCGGATCGTCCTCATTCAAAAGGAACCATCCATGCGATTGCAGATCCTGTTCGCTCTTCTTTTCGCTATCAACGCCGCCGCCTTCGCGGGAGAACGCACGGTCACCGACGACACAGGGCGAACCGTCACGATCCCAGACGAACCCAAACGCATCGTCGTCATGCATGAGCCGCTGCTCGGCGTGCCGTTGATGGAACTTGGAATAGGCGTCGTCGGCGGTTACGGTCGCACTGATGACGGCAAGTTCGTCAGCATCGATTTCATCGACACGGTTCTCGGCGACGGGTTGCCCAAACCGAAGGGCATCGGGCCGGTTGGGCAGGTCGACCTCGAACGTTTGCTTGCGCTCAATCCGGACCTTATCATCGGTATTGAAATCGACGTCGACAAGGTGGCCCAGCTTTCGACGGTTGCGCCCGTCTACCTTCAGAAAATCAACGGCAGTAAAGCGCGCGGCATCGGCGTGCAAAAAGACCTCGCGCAGCTCCTGGGGCGGCAGCAGGCGTTCGCGGAGCGCGTGGCCGTCTATCGCGCGCGCCTTGAGGCGGTTCGAAAGGTTCTGCCCTCCGATCCGACCGGCAAGACCTATCTCGCGGT
Proteins encoded in this region:
- a CDS encoding TonB-dependent receptor; its protein translation is MAFASTLVVVSASGQQAFAQEGTVALDTITVTGEKIERDIMETASSVSVISAEDLAKKQSAATVADAINDIPNVVYPGTVGAPIIRGQDTQGSNFGSTAFFGGTIPRATVNLDGHYSNFYELVYGGTSIWDVKSIEVFRGPQTTTQGANAIAGAIIVNTNDPTFNTEGAYQVEVGNYDKRRTSLMVNRPIIDNELAARFTLDYWSRSTFIDYTNPTFATGDNGVNFKTLNGRAKLLWTPTDIPSLTAKLTYAHTYNSRPTYEAASVPYEDLKNRTGSMPAYEQDTDSGVLDLSYDLGGGIKLFNQSQISSSHIARTIIPETLGAATIDQENITNEARVTYGDVGSRLSGVTGVFIAHTTSEDWLNNRGISSFDDEKLNVGIYTESTYKLTDRWTLTGGLRYQRDNTQRWGSSAGFAPGVYLNFDETYDAWLPKVSLAYEVIQDVTVGVLFNKGYTPGGVNLSFANSKYLTFDPETVNNYELFTRAKLFDNKLTLTGNIFYADYSNAQRLQDDYLGSILYGAIVVNADSAEAYGLEVSGTYQLRDDFRIRAGAGLLHTRISEYTDAAGDAVNEGNKFGNAPGYTLSAGIDWDIIEKVKWSIDVRHTDGYYSADDNNPLYHVDNFTVANSRISYDWTDNTQLYAYVNNIFDERTPLWKYQDRSIGGVAANMLEPRMIGVGIKGTF
- a CDS encoding ABC transporter substrate-binding protein, which encodes MRLQILFALLFAINAAAFAGERTVTDDTGRTVTIPDEPKRIVVMHEPLLGVPLMELGIGVVGGYGRTDDGKFVSIDFIDTVLGDGLPKPKGIGPVGQVDLERLLALNPDLIIGIEIDVDKVAQLSTVAPVYLQKINGSKARGIGVQKDLAQLLGRQQAFAERVAVYRARLEAVRKVLPSDPTGKTYLAVFLTDQLNAVSDLSGAIQAIDDLGFTPLKLPQSSASGMGSTLLAPMNPEVFARANPDLLIVMNTYIGARDEAGTRAALDRIVPGWDRFTKPVREGNVVFLDSSKVTTPTVASALHTLDAIEAWAKKKR